In Mercurialis annua linkage group LG5, ddMerAnnu1.2, whole genome shotgun sequence, a single genomic region encodes these proteins:
- the LOC126681919 gene encoding uncharacterized protein LOC126681919, translating to MGENNLYNRGQLLDELEKLGVDVRPMPRPSYMKPYPDRIDKLYPFPRGYKVPEFSLFSGEEKSQSTVEHIARFSAQCGEAGAHDFWKLRLFASFLTKVAFTWYSHLSPNSVDTWKDPEIKFHEKFYRAPPDVTLADLARISQLPSESVEKYIDRFRNLRTRCMTHISEGDCVLMVVKGMNFAMREHFEGHRFRDLFELTNRVTGYERLLQEKEQRRGSSKGTYYRDQLDVAVVTDSEDDSSDDEICMAEFLGKKPTECAALRKPGYVKKNKMAVIQKEYSFDLTKADDIFDALLKDGKISLSEGHVVLSSEELIGKDYCKFHNSWRHSTNNCVVFRNVVQKAINEGKLLFPAKREADAKCVSINVIRPNLDQVLGIGKVLEKWNAK from the coding sequence ATGGGAGAAAACAACTTATATAATCGGGGGCAGTTGCTAGATGAACTAGAGAAATTAGGGGTCGACGTCAGGCCGATGCCTAGACCTTCATATATGAAGCCGTACCCAGATAGGATTGATAAACTATACCCATTCCCTAGGGGTTACAAAGTTCCCGAATTTAGTTTATTCTCAGGAGAAGAGAAAAGTCAGTCAACAGTGGAACACATCGCAAGATTTTCTGCTCAATGTGGAGAAGCAGGGGCTCACGACTTTTGGAAACTGCGTTTGTTTGCCAGTTTCCTCACCAAGGTGGCGTTCACATGGTACTCCCATTTATCGCCTAACTCGGTCGATACGTGGAAAGACCCGGAGATAAAATTCCACGAGAAATTTTACAGGGCGCCACCCGACGTTACCTTGGCTGATCTTGCAAGAATTTCGCAGCTACCTAGTGAATCCGTCGAGAAATATATTGACCGCTTCCGGAATTTGAGGACAAGGTGCATGACGCACATATCCGAAGGGGATTGCGTGCTGATGGTTGTGAAAGGGATGAACTTCGCCATGCGAGAACATTTCGAAGGCCACCGATTTCGGGATTTGTTTGAACTCACCAACAGAGTCACAGGTTATGAACGATTACTCCAAGAGAAGGAACAGAGGCGAGGATCCTCGAAAGGTACCTATTACCGCGATCAGTTGGATGTTGCCGTTGTTACCGATAGCGAGGACGATTCATCTGACGATGAGATATGTATGGCCGAGTTTCTTGGGAAGAAACCAACGGAGTGCGCAGCGTTGAGGAAGCCGGGATACGTGAAGAAGAATAAGATGGCGGTCATCCAAAAAGAATATTCATTCGACTTGACAAAGGCCGATGATATATTTGACGCCTTGCTAAAAGACGGGAAAATCTCTCTATCCGAAGGTCATGTTGTATTGTCAAGCGAGGAACTGATTGGCAAAGATTACTGCAAATTCCACAACTCGTGGAGACACAGCACCAATAATTGCGTAGTGTTCAGGAACGTAGTCCAAAAGGCGATAAATGAAGGAAAATTGTTGTTCCCCGCCAAAAGGGAGGCCGATGCGAAATGCGTTTCGATCAACGTGATTCGGCCCAATTTGGACCAAGTGTTGGGTATTGGGAAAGTATTGGAGAAATGGAATGCTAAGTAA